From the Lathyrus oleraceus cultivar Zhongwan6 chromosome 3, CAAS_Psat_ZW6_1.0, whole genome shotgun sequence genome, the window taacatttaatcaactaacatttgactaacttttattattcttgcttttattttaaagtcatttactttataaaatttagattcaagtcatttaccattaCATTTGTCATTTAgatatcatttaacttgtttatgtttatgccatttttcactttgctcactttagccatatattgtgtttgtgtattttgtttgcGTTTGTGGTCATAGGATCTTAAAgtacttaataaacaacaaaaaccctaaaaaaatgtttgtgtggactgtttgttttgatctgagcttttggacttagaattaggcaacactccccatgcaaaaggacttggccaatgccaatatttttgagaccaagttattgtgatttgagctttcatctgatgcaagtattgggatccacatgaatccatctgctacatggtcttgatacaactgttattttgaacctgtgtaTAATGCCTTATACTAAGCTAATCAAGGAGTATatcatctgatacatgggaagacaaagaagacggttagttgtgaagttgcttgcttggatgtggctatctttatttgatgccttgccATTCTTATTGCTATTTGAAagtgagaaaaacaagaaaggggggtttgaattgttttggaaataaaagctttttcaaaaataagaccacacagaattttatactggttcgcttagaaaacaaagctactccagtccacctggccaaagtgatttcgccttcaaaaaggacttaatccactaatcttgaaagattacacaaccaatcgtcttaagggaataatctcttagccctctcaagtatacagactgtgcagagtcacttgaggaacaaaataATTTAAGCAACATAGAGTTGTAATGTAAAGCGCTTCTAAGAGTAAGCGAGTATTACAAAGAAGTATtagaacaagagtttttcacgtaagagcagcagctcgtgaaaaaaaaagagagaatatgAATGAAGTTTTTGTGCGTAGCAGATGTGTCTCTCTAGTGAGGTAAattgtcctttatatagtagttgagaaggaccgttggagtgatgacaaaatcttggtctttgatgagtattcaatgtcattacttctgtgtttctttCTATAACCATTTTGTCTGCCGGTTAtattctttcttaaaatactttctttccatagTGAAAATTATTTCCGTTATGCTTTCTGGACTTGTGCATCTTTATCAGAGTCTTTGATGTACCAAAGTTATTCTTCAGAGGTTGATCACGTCTGACTTCgtcagagcttctcagagtactatTCTTCTTAAGTAACAGAGTCTAAGACCAGTCGTTTGTTGAAGCTTCTGGTTCCTTTTGTTGTCTTTCTTTGATCAGAATCAAAACTTCTTGGACGTACTCCTTTCTTAGCGGCGTCTGATCCTTTAATACTTTGTATCTGACATACGTTTGTATCTGATATGTGATCAGAGTCCTTCATAACTTGTTCAAAGTCTTGCGTGAATGTTCAGATTCCTGCATGAATGTTTAGATTCCTACATGAATGTTCAGAGTCTTACATACttagaaaaaatctcgttagagtgccatttttggtttcatcctttgttatcatcaaaatcttagaaatCTATTCTAGAACCAgctttgttcttacaatctccccctttttgatgatgacaaaacagtttaatttagagatgaaacattttcagaaaagagtcTTAGATCAGATTTGtagtgagctccccctgagttagatctgggagttcagaagttcttaccggaccttccatgATTTGGTGTCTCTAGTtactttcctgcatatctttAAGTCATAATGTTCGTAGAGTTTGAAAGGaattagatatgttttcatcagagttgtttttagttctccccctttttgtcagaataaaaaagatTTAGCAAAAAAGTTATTAGCAAAAGGTTGATATTAACAAGTAACATTTACAGGAGCCAGAAACGCAAAAAGCAAACATGGAAGCAAAAAGCAACAAGCAGAGCAGATaaagcaacaagcaaatcagaaggaaaaaatcctaggtgcctaagggtttggaggaggaggcatccCCTAGAGAAACTAGgacaacatgttctgaatgttgacattgaCAGAATCCTGTTGGTCCAGTCTGGCTCGGACTACCTGTTGTTCTTTCTGCAGCTCTTCAAGGGTCTTCAGGACCAGATGGACGAAGGTGGAGGACTCCCTCTGGGTTAGTGCATCGTTTATGACCTTGGCAGTAGACTCTTCAGCACGGCGAGCTGCTTCTTCAGCGGCAACTTTGACTTTTTCCTCAacttcagcagcagcagcatcagcaagagctttggcttcagcttctttgattctctgaagttcttcttgccttgctttctcttcagcttcctttcTTGCCCtctcctcagcttctctggctagacGCTCCTGGAGTCTAATCTCAGCGTCTCCGATGAAGTCATTGtggacttgttcagagaggcctttcagcttgaaggcttcagaagtcatccaacttatcactctATTCTAGTGAGTCCTTACAGCGGAcggatcatcactgatgccagagttgatggtcagagaccCGACCTTGTCAACTGAAGATTCTGCAAAAACTTTAGTTGCTTCCACAAGGGTCAGAAGGGTGGTTTCTAGTTCAGAGGTTTGGGAGggagaagtgggagggcttaaGTGAAGTGTGGGAGTTGGTGGGTCAGCGGAGGTAGTTGGTTAGGGTATTTCAGAGTGTTGTGGTTGGGAAGGTTGTGATGCAGAGTGGATTGGTTCTGATGGTGGAGGTTCAGAGGTGGTTGTGTTTGGGTTTTCTGGGGGTGGAGAGGTAACTTCTGGTGCGGGGTTAGAGTGGGTTGgctgttgagaggccagagcacaGTTTTGGAGCTGAGCCAGAGTTGGAGAGTGAGGGTCAGGAGGTTCAGTGTCAGATGAAAGACTATAGTATGGTGGGGATTGTAGAGATGGTGATGAGGAGGGTGAGGTGGTTTCGTTCAACATTTCTACTTCTGAAACAGGTAGAGATATGGTGGCAAGATTGAATTTTTGAGAAGGTTGGTTAGAGGGTCTAGaggttgagggaggagtttcagAGGTTGTGTATATGGACGAAGGTTGAGGGAGTAAGGAAGCAACTGGTTTAATTTTTACAGAAGGAGGGAGAGGTACAAACTTACTAAGTGATCCAACCAGAGGTactggaggtcttgatccagaTGGTTCTCCCAGCTTTGCTCTTTTTGCCTGCTTTGTCTTCTCAGAAGGTTCTCGTGTCCTCTTCATGAAATCTGGAAGAAATTCAGGCAGCCAGTCtaaggagaaatctgagatgtCTACTCCTTGTTTGCGCAGATCCTCTAAATAGTACGCGActacctctggagggtcgatcCTTGAGAAAAAATAAAGTCCATTTGGGATCTCCCTCTGATCTTTAAGTGTTTCCCAGGAGGTGTCCAAAGATGGTTTGACCCTGACTTGATTAAtaattcccatgctcttcagattgcgaGCATTCGGAGGTCTTCCAGTATCTATCATCACATCTTCCATTAGTCTGAGTTGTATCAAATGTTCCACGAGGCCACTTCCAATCAGCACATCAGATATAAGTCTCCCTAGAGGAATGTAATTTcttgtcttcatgttgtttctggtatcTTTCACGGAGTCTCTAagatatttgaagaggagtgcAGGAAGACAGAGCTTCAGAGCCTTGTGAGTGCAATACATAATGCATTTCTGGTATGTGTTGATGAAATCTgaggagttggaggctgggcgGTGATGGATGGTGCCTAACATGATCTTAAGCCATACCCGAAGGTTCTGAtgcagttccttgttcttggaatgcttTCCTTCAGCACTCTGTTGAAAAATTGTAGGGTTTATCTCATGAGACATATactttgccctaggattgatgttgtatATGCGTCTTCCTCCAATCTTCTCCATGTTAAGAAGAGCAACAATTAATTTCTCTgtgatgactatcttgactcccagaatGTATGAGACAATGTAGTGATCGTCAGCATCAGCGAACCTCCAAAATTCTTTTACCAGATTAGTGTAGACTGGGCCATAGAGACGTcgaaagtagttttcccacccttgcttcttcaattcatcagTGAGGTCGACACCATTTCTTCtcatgttgtcaaaatccaccaaggtTTCACACAACACTTCCAGCTTTTCAAACGAAGTTGCAATATgaatatgaggctcacgatcaagaatgtgaggttctttgtaaatGGGAGTGGAAACGACGCTGATGACTGCTGGGTTTTTTGATGACTTGAACTTGGAGTTTGATCATTTGAGttcatttgttgagagaagttgtacacaaactgttgttgagaatccatgaagaGCGTTGATGAACTTGAGGTGAAAGTTGAAGAACTTGAGTAATCACTGCAGAAATGCCTTTGAGAGAGAGAGGAAAACTGAAGGAGAGGGTTAGGTGTGtttgtgagtgaaaagtgtgtAATTGTGAAATGAAAcgtttaaatacccaaattaggtcacatgcaaaacgacacagaaatttgagtttagcacaaaaaccaagtatgcacgttagagggagaatgatttcatctcataaatgatgtctaatcccaaaatcagcacactgctcgaggagatcttaAGAGATTGTTTCTTGATTACAtctagacagttgtctagaagttccaaggtcagacgcatgAGGCTCCACatgttactttatctgatcttcaggaataccaaagagttggttcctggagatttctaactcagatgacttctaactaGTAGTAGCTTCGgagtcagatacataatcaaacTGTTTATTTTAGAGCCTTATTTTGCTATCTCAGAGGCATATTTTATTCAGGAgaattttgaatgtttagattcTTTAAGATAAAGGAtaatctatcttcagcaaggggtttggtGAAGATGTCAGCtcattgatggtctgtatcaataaattttaacATTACTACGCCTTTCTGAACATAatctctaatgaaatgatgttttatttctatgtgcttagctttggagtgcaaaataggattctttCTTAAACAGATGGCAGTAGTATTGTCACAGAAGAcaggaatgttactctcaaagatttgaagatcctCTAGTTGGTTCTgcatccagagcatctgagtaatgcataatgatgctgaaatatattctgcttctacagtagacaaggctatggttgattgtcttttgctggcccaggatatcaaattctttcccaagagctgacaatttccagatgtacttttacgtttCATTCTGCCCTCTGCGTAATGTGCATCAtaataaccagaaagtctatactctgatgttttctcatacatcaggcccatgttaggagttcttttcagatatctgaggattcttttaacaactgttaaatgagattctctaggttctgattggaatctggcacagagatatacactaaacagaatatcaggatgtgtagcagtcaaatagagaatagagcctatcataccacgatagatcttctgacaaaccttttgactaacttcttctttttccagaatgcaagttggatgcatgggtgtgtTAGCAGGTTTGCATTTTGCCATTTCAAATTTattcagaatgtcttttatgtacttactttgatgaacataggtggcttcttaagcttgattgatttgaattcctagaaagaactttagttcttgcgttaagctcatttcaaattctgcctgcattagctcagagaattcttgacatacataggggttagctgaaccaaaaatgatgtcatcaacatatatctggcatatcatgaggtcattattattgtttttacagaagagtgtagagtcaactttccctctgataatatcatgttccagaagaaaattacttagcctttcataccaagctctaggagcttgttttagtccttaaaaagatttcttaagtttaaaaacatgttctggacaatttgaATTCTCAAAACCTagaggttgattgacatacacttcttctgatatatagccattaagaaatgcgctcttgacatccatttgatatagtttgatagagtgatttatagcgaatgaaacaagtaagcgaatagattctaacccggcgactggggaaaaggtttcattatagtcaatcccttcttgttgactgtacccttgagccaccagtcgagctttatttctgacgaATTCGCCTTtctcatttagcttgtttctgaatacccatctgattccaataatgtgagtgcctttgggtttgggaacaagatcccaaacgtcattctttgagaattgatctagctcttcttgcatggctagaacccagtcgtcatcttgaagtacctcatcattggaagtaggctcgatcagagatactagtcccaaaGGGGTTTCTTCAGGTACTTTGAAGGTTGACCTAGTAcggataggttcatccttgtttcccaaaatcaactcttcagatataTTGGGGCGACTTGATAATTTCTTTTGGGTCGCTGGGGCTTTAGTTTCTTCTGAACTTTGTATATCAGATATTTCTGGTGCTTTGATAttctcgtcagaacctgcaagagtaatctccagatctgcaagtttctcaactagctttgatTCTTCCAaaattttggtttctgtattgtatactctgtagcctttagagcgttctgagtatcctaacataatacctttttgtgtttttgaatcaaacttgttcagatgttctttagtgttcagaataaagcaagagcatccaaacggacgaaaataagaaatgttgggttttcttcctttacacatttcatagggagtcttttccagaataggtcttatggagattctattctgaatataacacgttgtatttactacttcggcccaaaagtgcttagccaccttagtttcattgatcatggttctggccatctcttggagtgtcctattcttcctttctacaactccattttgttgtggagttctaggacaggagaaatcatgggatattccatttgagtcaaataattcttcaaaaaatttattttcaaattctccaccatgatcacttctgactctgataattttagagtcaaattcattttgcactttggaacagaagctagtgaatacagagtgagactcactattgtgctttaagaattttacccatgtccagcgactaaaatcgTCAACAATAACTAATACATATTTCTTcccattgactgatgctgttttaACAGGACCAAaaaatcaatgtgaagaagttctagaggcttaaaggtagaaacaatatttttctttttaaaagatgattttgaaaattttcctttctgacatgcttcacatagagcatctgaagaaaacttcaatttgggtagacctctgactagctcgagtttatttagctgagatagcTTTCTCATGCTAttgtggcccaagcgtctatgccatacccattgctcttcatgaatAGACATTAAACcttttacattttgttcttttaggtctgaaagttttattttataaatattgtttttcctcttgccagtgaataggactgttccattgttctgattaattattttacatgttttttgattgaagattacgtcatacccgttatcactttattgacttattgataacagattatgcattaatccttctacatagagaacatcagatatagagggaagagtaccattaccaatagttccgaagcctctgatccttcctttctgatttcctccgaaacctacgaatccaacatctttaagttccaggttttggaacatatactttcttcccgtcatgtgtcacgagcatccagagtccaggtaccatgactggtgttttaactctgttgcataagatatctgcaacataaacaatcttatcctttggtacccagaatcttttgggtccgttgttattagttttcccagagtttcttaacactttgggttttctagcattatcaaagcgttgtgcttgtgtatgtgtatatTGATAGGAAAacggagatttaggtttgtcattagtagaagttttatcttcactaggatcatacccaattcctcttctattgttctgactgaccccataaatcatggataccattctgcttctctctatcccattcttcagaaacttttgaaaagttttttcatattcataaattactgtgtttgaagtttgtggagcttgagataacgtttcttcaagttttgagcatTGTTTATTTCTGGAATCTCTTTCTCATGTCAAAATTCGGTTTtcatcttttagatctgaaactgttatctcaagtttaccacattcttcgGGGGTTTCTTCTAGCACCTCTTTTACAACTTTgaatttttgtttaagtttcggatatgagtttagagtttcagataggcatgattcaaggtcagagcgagaaagatcagaaaatacctcttcggATTCAAATTCTCCATCTAAAGTATTcctggaggtggtagccatgagtgccacatttgcctgtttatcagagtctgattctgatgagttAGATCCACTATCATCCTAGGTAGCCATCAGTCTCTTTTTGGTTCTAAAGGAacttttcttgaagttctcttttctggagctttctttcttcaacttgggacattcgtttctgtaatgacctgtttccttacattcataacatgttataTCATTGTTGGATTTACCTTTTTAAGTTGGTTCTGATCGATCTCCTTTGGATCTTGGTCTTCTGAATTTGTTATTCCATTTTCTCCAaagttgttttactcttctggttaaaagggataatacttcctcatcatcagagtcttccttttcagagtcataAATGTCTTCTTCTTtagcctggaaggctttgtttctatcagACTTGCGTCTTTCTGATCTAGACTTTAGTGCTAtagacttgatcttcttctgaggctcatcttcctccagttctatctcgtgacttctgagtgaacagacgagttcttcaaggctgatgttgttcagatcctttgatagttttaaggttgtgaccataggtctccatttctttggcaagcttctgatgatcttcttgacatggttcgcagttgtatatcctttatctagcactttgagtcctgcaattaaagtttggaatctagaaaacattacctctacagcttcatcgtcctccattttgaaggcttcatataTCTGGATTAGAGTTAGAGCCTTTctttctttgacttgagaatttccttcgtgagtcatcctcagggagtcaagtatcTCTTTAGCTCTTTCCCTGTTGatgattttttcatactcattgtaggaaaTTGCACTGAGAAGTATCGTTATAGCTTTATGATGGttcttgaattcacgcttctgatcatctgacattttgcttctgggaataGCAACTCCAGGATCTGTTACAGGCggtgtgtagccaattgtgataatgtcccagagatcagcatcgTAGACCaaaaagaaactttcaattctgtctttccaataatcaaacttctctccatcaaagactggaggtttagcgttgtaactatctctttcattggtgttggccatagtttcTCACTCTtgatctctctacactgttaagtgtttgattagaaaatcaataacaaagccgaagctctgataccaactgaaggtgagaaaaacaagaaaggagggtttgaattattttggaaataaaagctttttcaaaaataagaccacacagaattttatactggttcgcttagaaaacatagttactctagtccacccgggcaaggtgatttcgccttcaaaaaggacttcatccactaatcttgaaagattacacaaccaatcgtcttaagagaataatctcttagccctctcaagtatacagactgtgcagagtcacttgaggaacaaaataATTTAAGCAAAATAGAGTTGTAATGTAAAGCGCTTCTACGAGTAAGCGAGTATTAAAAAGAAGTATtagaacaagagtttttcacgtaagagcagcacctcgtgaaaaaaaaagagagaatatgAATGAAGTTTCTGTGCGTTGTAGATGTGTCTCTCTAGTGAGGTAAATTGTCCTTTATATAGTGAGTATTCAATGTCACTACTTCTGTGTTTCTTTCTATAACCATTTTGTCTGCCGGTTAAACTCTTTCTtaaaatactttctttccatagTGAGAATTATTTCTGTTATGATTTCTAGACTTGTGCATCTTTATCAGAGACTTTGATGTACCAGAGTTATTCTTCAGAGGATGATCACGTCTGACTTCttcagagcttctcagagtactagtcttctTAAGTAACAGAGTTTAAGAACAGTCGTTTGTTGAAGCTTCTGGTTCTTTTTGCTGTCTTtctttgatcagaatcagaacttcttGGACGTACTCCTTTCTTAGCGGCGTCTGATCCTTTAATACTTTGTATCTGACATACGTTTGTATCTGATATGTGATCAGAGTCCTTCATAACTTGTTCAAAGTTCTGCGTGAATGTTCAGATTCCTGCGTGAATGTTCAGATTCCTACAtgaatgttcagagtcctgcatacttagaaaaaatctagttagagtgccatttttggtttcatcctttgttatcatcaaaatcttagaaatCTATTGTAGAACCAGTTTTGTTCTTACACTTTTTTCTTGTTGAAATTGCTTGATTgaaagtccaaaggaaaagtggattttctatatgacattcttgtctgttggattacatccaattggtcagatcttttcaactcttaacttttaattttattcttaggattagtctcttcaacttctcccacttcttaaatttcaaaatctctccccttttcaaaaatcttctttgcttgtgatttcaaaacttagactttattgcaaattagaaactttggccttatgccattacattttaaactcttttcttaaatcaaacttgtaaatgaatctaatcatattgacttaaaatttaaaaaaaaggcaaaaataactaacactaaTTAAAACTCTTTTGAgcctttgtgcctcttttaaatttaaattttgattaaaagcaatccactcattttgaaattgataccacaaactacgaggttttggtcccTCATTTCTATGTTTGTACGTAtgcacaagtccgaaggtcttgtcaaacacaaaaatataattaatgaattatttcctcatccccacactctattttttgcaaacatcttttataccaaacacacacacacacacacatacataaaaaagggctccctatgagtacctaggacactttgggtgctaacaccttccctctctGTAACCAACCCCCATACCTGTAATCCCTAACATTTTgttagttttgattttaaaacttcatatctttgggttttgtttttacttttcccgtttcctttggaaataataaaacCTCGTAggcgactcttgttttattgacaTTAAACTTATACATAGCTTGctggtcatgaatttaccaccACAAAAATTATGTGGCGACTCTTTtgggagtagtccttagtgggtttagcctacttttttatgtgtatctaattttatatttgatgtttgtatatttgtttgtgtgatataatctgcttgttgtgcttggtgagctctgagtggtgagataagttctaacccgaacttgagtgaaattaagataggaggacggtatagtcatgttcgactagtgtagagtagtccttaacaagttggcttgagacccatctactcagtggagacccttttggagttatgaatgtcgcacatgtcatttgtggttaggcattactttctttGATTCGGGGTCCGAGAAGTagaggaccgtagaacatttaacccaacttggcctatttaggatgtagtgcggagactgtttaggtgtagacttgataacaattgttacacgatactacactcagacgagtttctcttgagaatattatgggttgatgagtcaatcgtcctaacctataatattcgatagatggaattgAGACTCTtggaactttttagaacatgacctacaggtttttatccttagtgcactcctttgggatggttcttaacctgaaTTCATGCTCGTTacttacaacaaaccctttgattcttggttgatccaatcaagtcttgtaaattttaattgaacttgggtattgataaggtgaaaaccataatccaccaaaatggatgattgatcttgataatgacttgattcatcccttgacctttgtttgtttgccttgtgtgtgatcccttatttgtgattgttgcatccatgaAATCATAggcatcataacattcatcacacgaaaaataacttcaaagaactgaggttttatttgcaaatatttttagaccatggattatggcCGA encodes:
- the LOC127131621 gene encoding uncharacterized protein LOC127131621, whose product is MRRNGVDLTDELKKQGWENYFRRLYGPVYTNLVKEFWRFADADDHYIVSYILGVKIVITEKLIVALLNMEKIGGRRIYNINPRAKYMSHEINPTIFQQSAEGKHSKNKELHQNLRVWLKIMLGTIHHRPASNSSDFINTYQKCIMYCTHKALKLCLPALLFKYLRDSVKDTRNNMKTRNYIPLGRLISDVLIGSGLVEHLIQLRLMEDVMIDTGRPPNARNLKSMGIINQVRVKPSLDTSWETLKDQREIPNGLYFFSRIDPPEVVAYYLEDLRKQGVDISDFSLDWLPEFLPDFMKRTREPSEKTKQAKRAKLGEPSGSRPPVPLVGSLSKFVPLPPSVKIKPVASLLPQPSSIYTTSETPPSTSRPSNQPSQKFNLATISLPVSEVEMLNETTSPSSSPSLQSPPYYSLSSDTEPPDPHSPTLAQLQNCALASQQPTHSNPAPEVTSPPPENPNTTTSEPPPSEPIHSASQPSQPQHSEIP